In Paenibacillus ihbetae, the following are encoded in one genomic region:
- a CDS encoding LutB/LldF family L-lactate oxidation iron-sulfur protein: MSAAETKGQTVKERARDALGNDFLRSAVRFTTERLRLGKKLAAEEHGNWDDWRERGRQIRLHTIAHLDYYLNEFAENARANGVHVHFADTAEEAVRISLEIAKHASAKSVVKSKSMVSEELHLNQALDSIGVEAIETDLGEYIIQLANETPSHIIIPAIHKNRHQIAGLLSREAGEDLPADTAVLAGFVRTKLREKFLEADIGMTGCNFAIAETGSMVLFENEGNARMVTTVPKTQITLMGMERIIPSWADLEVMATLLPRSATGQKLTVYMSGITGPRREQDADGPDQMHIIIIDNGRSLQLGDPEFQELLNCIRCGACLNACPVYRHIGGHAYGGTYSGPIGAVLTPALKKNVAEWDDIANASSLCGACYEACPVKIPLHDMLVYLRRRKVEAGRGNKAETLGMKGFSVVMGNAKRYRNVVRLGKLGQKLVVRNGEIRARIGPLKGWNTYRVTPELPKDSFRDRWSKVEQELYSESTPMKPEVADRLSKLMDQRKNGGHGQ; encoded by the coding sequence ATGAGCGCAGCTGAGACGAAAGGACAGACGGTAAAGGAGCGTGCCCGCGATGCCTTAGGGAACGATTTTTTGCGCAGCGCGGTCCGGTTTACGACCGAGCGGCTCCGGCTGGGCAAGAAGCTGGCTGCGGAGGAGCATGGCAACTGGGACGACTGGCGTGAGCGGGGAAGGCAGATCCGTCTGCATACGATTGCCCATCTGGATTACTACTTGAATGAGTTTGCCGAGAACGCCCGGGCGAATGGCGTTCATGTCCATTTTGCCGATACGGCCGAGGAGGCTGTCCGGATCTCGCTTGAAATCGCCAAGCATGCATCCGCCAAGTCGGTGGTGAAATCGAAGTCGATGGTTTCGGAGGAGCTGCATCTCAATCAGGCGCTGGATTCCATCGGCGTGGAGGCCATTGAAACGGACCTCGGAGAGTACATTATCCAGCTGGCGAATGAAACGCCTTCCCATATCATCATCCCGGCCATTCATAAAAATCGGCACCAAATCGCCGGACTGCTGTCCCGGGAAGCGGGAGAGGATTTGCCTGCGGACACGGCGGTGCTGGCCGGCTTTGTCAGAACGAAGCTGCGGGAGAAGTTTCTGGAGGCGGATATCGGTATGACCGGCTGCAATTTCGCGATCGCGGAGACCGGCTCGATGGTGCTGTTCGAGAATGAAGGGAATGCGCGGATGGTCACGACCGTTCCGAAAACGCAGATCACCCTGATGGGAATGGAGCGCATCATCCCTTCCTGGGCAGACCTTGAAGTGATGGCGACCCTGCTGCCAAGATCGGCGACGGGCCAGAAGCTGACCGTCTACATGTCGGGGATTACCGGACCGCGGAGGGAGCAGGATGCGGACGGACCGGATCAGATGCATATCATCATTATCGATAACGGCCGATCCCTTCAGCTGGGCGATCCGGAGTTTCAGGAGCTGCTGAATTGCATCCGGTGCGGCGCTTGCCTGAACGCTTGCCCGGTATACCGGCATATTGGCGGTCATGCTTATGGCGGTACCTACAGCGGGCCGATCGGCGCCGTACTGACGCCGGCATTGAAGAAGAACGTCGCGGAATGGGACGATATCGCCAATGCTTCAAGTCTGTGCGGAGCCTGCTATGAGGCGTGTCCGGTCAAGATTCCGCTGCATGATATGCTTGTCTACCTGCGCAGAAGAAAGGTTGAGGCCGGGCGCGGGAACAAGGCGGAAACGCTGGGCATGAAAGGCTTCTCGGTCGTGATGGGGAATGCGAAGCGGTACCGAAATGTCGTCCGGCTGGGCAAGCTCGGTCAGAAGCTCGTCGTTCGCAACGGTGAGATCCGGGCCCGGATCGGGCCGTTGAAGGGGTGGAATACGTACCGGGTGACCCCGGAGCTGCCGAAGGATTCATTCCGGGACCGCTGGTCGAAGGTTGAACAGGAGCTGTACAGCGAGTCCACACCGATGAAACCGGAAGTGGCCGACAGGCTCAGTAAGCTAATGGACCAGCGAAAGAACGGAGGGCATGGTCAATGA
- a CDS encoding LutC/YkgG family protein gives MTNPVQPDEWLKRLEARSRTKQEAFMDGIAAKLGRERVRTRPKHPFRGAPDFWKEFQLPLEDSIRQFTANFEAAGGHVVRVKNRAEASAFIVDKAAEMSAGSILINDEEELSALNLASSLPDVMVRSWNEDPDENWRAEASRSDIGIVMADYAAAYTGSLVVTSSPAKGRSVSLLPTVLMAIVPVDRMVTRLGEILVRFDEAGREQLPAGIHFISGPSRSADIENDLTIGVHGPGIVFAILVDDDFDAV, from the coding sequence ATGACGAATCCAGTACAACCCGACGAGTGGCTGAAGCGGCTGGAAGCCCGGTCCCGGACCAAGCAGGAGGCCTTTATGGACGGCATCGCCGCTAAATTGGGCCGGGAGCGCGTTCGGACACGGCCGAAGCATCCGTTCCGGGGCGCGCCGGATTTCTGGAAGGAGTTCCAATTGCCGCTTGAGGATAGCATTCGGCAGTTTACGGCGAATTTTGAAGCTGCCGGCGGCCATGTGGTAAGGGTGAAAAACCGGGCGGAGGCGTCTGCGTTTATTGTGGATAAAGCTGCCGAGATGAGCGCGGGATCGATCCTGATCAACGACGAAGAAGAGCTCTCCGCATTAAATCTTGCGTCGTCGCTTCCGGATGTGATGGTGCGCAGCTGGAACGAGGATCCGGACGAAAATTGGCGGGCGGAGGCGTCGCGCTCCGATATCGGTATTGTCATGGCGGATTACGCAGCCGCTTATACCGGTTCGCTCGTCGTTACGTCTTCGCCGGCCAAGGGGAGATCCGTTAGTTTGCTGCCTACCGTGCTTATGGCGATCGTTCCGGTCGACCGGATGGTTACCCGGTTAGGCGAAATTCTGGTGCGTTTCGATGAAGCCGGGCGGGAGCAGCTGCCTGCAGGCATTCATTTTATATCCGGACCGAGCCGGTCCGCCGACATCGAGAACGATCTCACGATCGGCGTTCACGGCCCTGGAATCGTGTTTGCGATATTGGTGGATGATGATTTCGATGCAGTGTGA
- a CDS encoding N-acetylmuramoyl-L-alanine amidase codes for MKKVWIDAGHGGKDPGATANGLQEKDIVLALSLAVKKRLEAEYSGVKVFLSRTTDVFVELPDRTAAANREKADILVSIHCNAGGGSGGFESYRYPRASAASTAFHHVLHSEIMSALKPLGITDRGQKTKNLHMLRESNMPAVLTENLFVDVAADAALLKRQEVMNALAAGHTAGIAKALGLQRKGGDHVDHPGRDIHVVSPWAAAAWDEMTKNGYFDGSRPGAPITREECAIVFNRLRKDLLSMITANQEQLKSLEKRLQALEEGK; via the coding sequence TTGAAGAAGGTTTGGATCGATGCCGGACACGGAGGCAAGGATCCGGGCGCCACAGCCAACGGATTGCAGGAGAAGGATATCGTGCTTGCATTGTCTCTTGCCGTAAAAAAAAGACTGGAAGCCGAATATAGCGGCGTGAAGGTGTTTCTCTCCCGAACGACTGATGTTTTTGTCGAACTGCCGGACCGGACTGCAGCAGCCAATCGGGAGAAAGCCGATATTCTCGTCTCCATACACTGCAATGCCGGCGGCGGCTCGGGTGGATTCGAAAGCTATCGCTACCCGCGAGCTTCCGCAGCTTCGACCGCATTTCACCATGTGCTTCATTCAGAGATCATGTCGGCATTGAAGCCGCTGGGAATAACGGACCGCGGGCAAAAGACCAAAAACCTCCACATGCTTCGCGAAAGTAACATGCCCGCAGTTCTCACCGAGAATCTGTTCGTCGACGTTGCAGCAGATGCTGCCCTGTTGAAACGACAGGAGGTAATGAACGCTTTGGCGGCCGGCCATACGGCCGGTATCGCCAAGGCTTTGGGACTCCAGCGAAAAGGAGGGGATCACGTGGATCATCCAGGACGCGATATTCATGTGGTAAGTCCCTGGGCCGCCGCGGCTTGGGATGAGATGACCAAGAACGGTTATTTTGACGGGAGCCGACCGGGCGCACCGATTACACGGGAGGAATGCGCCATTGTATTCAACCGATTACGCAAAGATCTCCTGTCCATGATAACGGCAAATCAGGAGCAGCTTAAGTCGCTGGAGAAGCGCCTTCAAGCCTTGGAAGAAGGAAAATAA
- a CDS encoding SDR family oxidoreductase — protein MGLFASDLLKDKVILITGGATGLGRSMGETFAKLGARLAICGRREERLKQTAEELRSQGLEVWYKTCDVRDPAQIAELVDAAEAQYGRIDILVNNAAGNFISPTERLSPRAVDAVLNIVLHGTFYATLEVGKRWIDQGHSGTMLNIVTTYASTGSGYVVPSAAAKAGVLALTRSLAVEWAPYGIRQVAVAPGPFPTEGAWSRLSPTPELEQKMVDRVPLRRVGRPEELADLAAYLISDYAAYINGEVITIDGGEWLQGAGQFNALSKVTSDQWDKLAELTRKGK, from the coding sequence ATGGGACTGTTCGCAAGTGATTTGCTTAAAGACAAAGTGATTTTGATTACAGGGGGAGCCACCGGACTGGGCCGGTCAATGGGAGAGACCTTCGCGAAGCTCGGGGCCCGGCTCGCCATATGCGGACGCCGCGAAGAACGCTTAAAGCAGACTGCCGAGGAACTCAGAAGCCAAGGACTGGAGGTATGGTATAAGACCTGTGACGTAAGGGATCCTGCCCAAATCGCCGAGCTTGTGGACGCTGCCGAAGCACAATACGGGAGGATCGACATTCTCGTCAACAATGCGGCCGGCAATTTCATCAGTCCGACCGAACGCTTGTCGCCGCGAGCCGTTGATGCCGTGCTCAATATCGTCCTGCACGGTACATTCTATGCTACGCTGGAAGTCGGCAAACGCTGGATCGACCAAGGCCATTCGGGAACGATGCTGAACATTGTGACCACCTACGCATCGACCGGATCTGGTTATGTCGTTCCTTCCGCCGCCGCGAAGGCAGGCGTCCTGGCGCTGACCCGTTCACTGGCAGTAGAGTGGGCCCCCTACGGGATCCGGCAGGTTGCGGTCGCGCCGGGACCTTTTCCGACGGAAGGGGCCTGGTCCAGACTTTCCCCTACTCCCGAGCTTGAACAAAAGATGGTGGATCGGGTCCCTCTCCGCAGGGTCGGCCGTCCGGAGGAGCTCGCCGATCTGGCGGCTTATCTGATCTCGGACTATGCCGCCTATATCAACGGTGAGGTCATAACCATCGATGGCGGCGAGTGGCTGCAGGGTGCCGGACAGTTCAACGCTTTATCCAAGGTCACAAGCGATCAATGGGATAAGCTGGCCGAGCTGACGCGGAAAGGAAAGTAA
- a CDS encoding UDP-N-acetylmuramoyl-L-alanyl-D-glutamate--2,6-diaminopimelate ligase: MNLKSLTDGLILKTITGSTSREITNLDTDSRNIKPGGLFICVPGFRVNGHDYARDAVANGAVAVVAEQDLPDLPGDVTCIKVPDVRRALPILANAFFDNPTGRLRLIGITGTNGKTTTTHMVEKILNDCGRKTGMIGTLYMRIGEHTEPAQNTTPDTIQLQRYLHTMAALGGEYAVLEVSSHGLDMGRVRGSDFQTVVFTNLSHDHLDYHLDMDSYRSTKELLFSQLGNSSRDMLKKAVLNADDEASAYYAKRTSAQVVTYGIKQPAHIRAEDIRHASEGCSFMVRSPWGDGRFSLKVHGMYNVYNALAAIAVGLVEGLHLEDIRHSLEQFAGVQGRFQEIQTNQSFRVVVDYAHNPDGLKATLQSARTITSGKMICVLGCRGERDRLKRPIMADIAASHSDYVFFTTDNPFSEDPETILAEMLNGLNDRESVNWEVVLNRKEAIRRAVKMAGDEDRIIITGRGHERRYVSGGTTELFSDEEVVLHSLAGSGEGIQTANAPNL, from the coding sequence ATGAATCTGAAATCTTTGACGGACGGGCTGATTCTGAAGACGATTACCGGCAGCACTTCACGAGAGATAACGAATCTGGATACCGACTCCCGTAATATAAAGCCGGGCGGTCTGTTTATTTGCGTACCCGGATTTCGTGTCAATGGACATGACTATGCCCGCGATGCCGTTGCGAATGGAGCCGTTGCCGTCGTTGCGGAGCAAGACCTGCCGGATCTGCCAGGGGATGTAACCTGTATCAAGGTCCCGGATGTACGCCGGGCACTGCCGATTCTTGCGAATGCTTTTTTTGATAACCCCACCGGGAGGCTGAGGCTGATCGGCATAACAGGAACAAACGGCAAGACGACGACCACCCATATGGTGGAAAAGATATTGAATGACTGCGGGCGAAAAACAGGCATGATCGGGACGCTGTACATGCGGATCGGCGAGCATACGGAGCCTGCTCAAAATACGACGCCGGATACGATCCAGCTCCAGCGTTACTTGCATACCATGGCTGCGCTTGGAGGGGAATATGCCGTCCTGGAAGTATCCTCGCACGGTCTGGATATGGGACGGGTCCGCGGATCTGATTTTCAAACCGTTGTGTTTACGAATTTGTCCCATGATCATCTGGACTATCATCTGGATATGGACAGCTACCGCAGCACAAAGGAGCTTCTCTTCTCCCAATTGGGCAACAGCAGCCGGGATATGCTGAAGAAAGCCGTGCTGAACGCCGACGACGAGGCATCGGCGTATTATGCGAAGCGAACATCGGCGCAGGTCGTAACCTATGGCATAAAGCAGCCTGCACATATACGCGCCGAGGATATCCGCCACGCTTCGGAGGGATGCAGCTTTATGGTCCGTTCTCCTTGGGGGGACGGGCGGTTTTCCCTGAAGGTCCATGGAATGTACAATGTATATAATGCGCTGGCAGCGATCGCCGTCGGTTTAGTGGAAGGGCTTCATTTGGAGGACATTCGGCACAGTCTTGAGCAATTTGCAGGAGTTCAGGGCCGTTTTCAAGAAATACAAACCAATCAAAGCTTTCGGGTCGTGGTGGATTATGCCCATAATCCCGACGGGCTGAAGGCGACTCTGCAGTCGGCAAGAACCATTACTTCGGGCAAAATGATCTGTGTTCTCGGCTGCAGAGGGGAGCGTGATCGACTGAAGAGGCCCATCATGGCTGATATCGCCGCTTCGCATAGTGACTATGTGTTTTTTACGACCGACAATCCGTTCTCAGAGGATCCGGAAACGATCCTGGCGGAGATGCTGAACGGTCTGAATGACCGGGAATCGGTCAATTGGGAGGTCGTTCTGAATCGGAAAGAAGCGATCCGGCGGGCGGTGAAGATGGCAGGGGATGAGGACCGTATCATCATCACCGGGCGCGGACATGAACGACGTTACGTCTCTGGCGGAACGACCGAATTGTTCAGCGATGAGGAGGTCGTGCTCCATTCCCTTGCCGGATCCGGCGAAGGCATTCAGACGGCGAACGCCCCAAACTTGTAA